The Leptospira stimsonii genome has a window encoding:
- a CDS encoding IS3 family transposase, whose protein sequence is MQTIKDACHDRPTYGYPRITAIANRINKNNDLPRVNHKRIYRIIKE, encoded by the coding sequence TTGCAAACGATCAAAGATGCATGCCATGATAGACCTACCTACGGGTATCCAAGAATTACGGCGATCGCCAATCGGATCAATAAAAACAACGATTTACCACGTGTGAACCATAAACGGATCTACCGAATCATAAAGGAATAA
- a CDS encoding MBL fold metallo-hydrolase, producing the protein MLPFEKEPFPGLFTIDCDYISPGVACAYLVVEGNEAAFVENNTNHAVPILLKELENVGRKPEDVKYIIVTHVHLDHAGGTGLLAKHCPNATILAHPKAAKHLISPERLIQSSIQVYGEENFKKLYGEIVPVPPERVKSPEDGEEIRWGKRRFKFFYTRGHANHHFCIYDSLSNGIFTGDSFGLGYREFAVGKNPILYPSTTPTDFDSEEAMNTVDTILATGADKAYLTHFGVWKDLPSGARQMKQGLHAMQNILSSGERSGLEGEPLLEFCTGRIRSYLEREISTQGIALGEREEMLLGFDSKINAQGLVFQIERKKRKQV; encoded by the coding sequence ATGCTACCTTTTGAGAAAGAACCCTTTCCAGGATTGTTTACGATCGACTGCGATTATATTTCACCCGGTGTCGCTTGTGCGTATCTTGTTGTGGAGGGAAACGAAGCCGCGTTTGTAGAAAACAATACCAATCACGCGGTTCCGATTCTTCTGAAAGAATTGGAGAATGTCGGTCGAAAGCCAGAGGACGTAAAGTATATCATCGTTACTCACGTTCATCTTGATCACGCGGGTGGAACGGGGCTACTCGCGAAACATTGCCCGAACGCGACTATTCTTGCGCATCCGAAAGCCGCGAAACATCTGATTTCGCCGGAGAGACTCATTCAGAGTTCGATCCAAGTTTACGGAGAAGAAAATTTCAAAAAACTCTACGGTGAAATCGTTCCCGTTCCTCCGGAACGAGTGAAAAGCCCCGAAGACGGAGAAGAGATTCGATGGGGAAAAAGAAGATTCAAATTCTTTTATACACGAGGTCACGCAAATCATCATTTTTGTATATACGATTCCCTGAGTAACGGAATTTTTACCGGGGATTCTTTCGGACTCGGTTATAGGGAATTTGCGGTCGGTAAAAATCCGATCCTCTATCCTTCCACGACTCCGACGGATTTCGATTCCGAAGAGGCGATGAATACTGTGGACACGATTCTTGCGACGGGTGCGGATAAAGCCTATCTCACCCATTTCGGAGTTTGGAAGGATCTTCCTTCCGGTGCGAGGCAGATGAAACAAGGTCTTCACGCGATGCAGAACATTCTTTCCTCCGGGGAAAGATCCGGTCTCGAAGGAGAGCCGCTTCTGGAATTTTGCACGGGAAGAATTCGCTCTTATTTAGAAAGGGAAATTTCCACTCAGGGAATTGCCTTGGGGGAAAGGGAAGAAATGCTCCTAGGGTTTGATTCTAAGATCAATGCCCAGGGTTTGGTCTTTCAAATTGAGAGGAAAAAGCGAAAGCAGGTTTGA
- a CDS encoding M24 family metallopeptidase, which produces MSREYYTSADLNDFKNVQKLAYDAVEWVRERLVVGMTEKTAASLIDSYISERGGKNFFHYGFAWFGDRTCFRGFKRPLTWKRIGGDGLLPHFGFQFQPSDRKLKEGMAVILDVAPNVKGVTADVGYSFSFGNNSEVEQGRKDLKEFRTLILELVRAEKTMGKIYQACDDLIQDLGYSNCHTIYPNGVLGHKVGKVPASSVPAGRLLGFPPQTFLYLVPQILKGIFAPSSNASPLWAEFTKSKVDAGLWAVEPHIGKIYSGSRGEESFGVKWEEILVVSDSDAFWLDEDLPHVRFWEEQERIAKLKKASSLSKTKSGSKIKVGAA; this is translated from the coding sequence ATGTCGCGTGAGTATTATACGTCCGCCGATCTAAACGATTTTAAGAATGTGCAAAAACTTGCATATGACGCGGTGGAATGGGTCCGCGAACGCCTCGTAGTCGGAATGACGGAAAAAACCGCGGCTTCCTTGATCGATTCTTATATCTCTGAAAGAGGCGGAAAGAATTTCTTTCATTACGGATTTGCGTGGTTCGGAGACAGGACCTGTTTTCGCGGATTCAAAAGGCCTCTCACTTGGAAACGAATCGGAGGAGACGGACTTCTTCCTCACTTTGGATTTCAGTTTCAACCTTCCGATCGAAAATTAAAGGAAGGAATGGCTGTGATCTTAGATGTTGCGCCTAACGTGAAAGGTGTGACTGCGGACGTCGGTTATTCTTTTTCTTTCGGAAATAATTCCGAAGTGGAGCAGGGACGCAAAGATCTCAAAGAATTCAGAACTCTTATCTTAGAATTGGTTCGTGCGGAAAAAACCATGGGTAAGATCTATCAAGCGTGTGACGATCTCATCCAGGATCTCGGTTATTCCAATTGTCATACGATTTATCCTAACGGAGTTTTGGGTCATAAGGTCGGAAAGGTTCCCGCATCGAGCGTTCCGGCTGGAAGGCTTCTCGGTTTTCCGCCGCAGACGTTTCTTTATCTCGTTCCTCAGATTCTCAAGGGAATCTTTGCTCCTTCCTCCAACGCTTCTCCTCTTTGGGCAGAATTTACGAAATCGAAAGTGGACGCGGGGCTTTGGGCGGTCGAGCCGCATATCGGAAAGATTTATTCCGGCTCGCGGGGAGAGGAAAGTTTCGGAGTGAAATGGGAAGAAATCTTGGTCGTAAGCGACTCCGATGCGTTCTGGCTGGACGAAGATCTTCCACACGTCCGTTTTTGGGAAGAACAGGAACGGATTGCAAAATTAAAAAAGGCTTCCTCTCTCTCGAAAACGAAGAGTGGTTCCAAAATCAAGGTTGGAGCCGCGTAA
- a CDS encoding cytochrome-c peroxidase yields the protein MKKSTLGALFLVLLGAVLVSCGPSEKTKKLIDDSKKIFGTIPEKIPGGEGDSPELVQLGEKLYFEKRLSANDTQSCNSCHNVAGKGAGVDNLPTSPGAFGKNGDRNSPTVLNAGFHIAQFWDGRAKDLKEQAKGPILNPVEMAMPSAAEVEKKIGAIAEYQDLFAKAYPKEEKKITYENLAGAIAAFERTLITKDRFDDFQRGDHKALSSEEQEGLETFLATGCTACHVGPLLGGNSFRKLGQVNSYENTSDKGRATLTKNPADAFVFKVPSLRNIAITGPYFHDGKVATLEEAVKKMAHLQLGKDLSDSDTKSIVTFLKALTDKNRSN from the coding sequence ATGAAAAAATCTACGTTAGGGGCTTTATTTTTAGTGCTCCTCGGGGCCGTTTTGGTATCCTGTGGGCCGTCTGAAAAGACGAAGAAGTTGATCGATGATTCCAAGAAGATCTTTGGAACGATTCCGGAAAAAATTCCGGGCGGAGAAGGGGATTCTCCCGAACTCGTCCAACTCGGGGAAAAGTTATACTTTGAAAAAAGACTCTCCGCGAACGATACGCAGTCTTGTAATTCTTGTCACAACGTCGCCGGTAAGGGCGCAGGTGTGGACAATCTTCCCACTTCTCCAGGTGCGTTTGGGAAGAATGGGGACAGAAATTCTCCAACCGTGTTGAATGCCGGTTTTCATATCGCTCAATTTTGGGACGGGAGAGCGAAGGATTTGAAAGAACAGGCGAAAGGTCCGATCTTGAACCCAGTGGAAATGGCGATGCCTTCCGCCGCTGAGGTCGAAAAGAAAATCGGTGCAATCGCGGAATACCAAGATCTTTTTGCGAAGGCCTATCCTAAGGAAGAGAAAAAAATCACCTATGAAAATCTTGCAGGCGCGATTGCCGCTTTCGAGAGAACCCTGATTACGAAGGACCGCTTTGACGATTTCCAGAGAGGAGATCACAAAGCGCTTTCCTCCGAAGAGCAAGAAGGTCTGGAAACGTTTTTGGCGACGGGTTGCACCGCCTGTCACGTAGGTCCTCTTTTGGGAGGGAATTCTTTCCGGAAACTGGGACAGGTAAATTCGTATGAAAATACTTCGGACAAAGGACGTGCTACTCTGACGAAGAACCCGGCCGACGCTTTTGTTTTTAAAGTTCCTTCCCTGAGAAATATCGCCATCACCGGTCCTTATTTCCACGACGGGAAAGTCGCAACCTTGGAAGAAGCGGTGAAAAAAATGGCTCATCTTCAACTCGGAAAAGACCTCTCGGATTCCGATACAAAGTCGATTGTAACTTTCTTGAAGGCGTTGACCGATAAGAACCGGTCTAATTAA
- a CDS encoding HEPN domain-containing protein, with translation MQNPRWKDWLAQAERDLEWAEASLQSGFFAQTCFVCQQVGEKALKALAYFRGADLVKSHSVKTIAKELNENGEIESIGQKLDLYYIPTRYPDAFTDGAPFEYFEESQAKEAVVFAGTLIRIVKEKLK, from the coding sequence ATGCAAAACCCGAGGTGGAAAGACTGGCTCGCCCAAGCCGAAAGAGATTTGGAATGGGCGGAAGCTTCTTTGCAATCGGGTTTCTTTGCGCAGACCTGTTTTGTCTGCCAACAAGTGGGAGAAAAAGCTCTCAAGGCTCTTGCTTATTTTCGCGGAGCCGATCTCGTAAAATCACATTCCGTAAAGACGATCGCAAAAGAGCTGAACGAAAACGGAGAAATCGAATCCATCGGACAAAAATTAGATTTGTATTATATTCCCACTCGTTACCCCGATGCGTTTACGGACGGAGCGCCGTTCGAATACTTTGAAGAATCGCAGGCGAAAGAAGCCGTCGTATTTGCGGGAACGTTGATTCGCATCGTAAAAGAAAAACTCAAATGA
- a CDS encoding DUF3703 domain-containing protein, which translates to MNFRIPLFEIRTGNGNEFFGQILRFAVGRFRSLFDQVSIGNSGGTNVPILASRTRIFWKICGHLERAGVPAFFWKTKFFGDTNKK; encoded by the coding sequence ATGAACTTTCGAATTCCACTTTTTGAGATTCGAACAGGGAACGGAAACGAATTCTTTGGACAAATCTTGCGTTTTGCGGTCGGAAGATTTAGATCTCTTTTCGATCAGGTCTCTATCGGAAATTCAGGTGGCACGAATGTTCCGATTCTTGCGTCCCGCACCCGCATCTTCTGGAAGATTTGCGGGCATCTTGAAAGAGCGGGAGTTCCCGCATTCTTTTGGAAAACAAAATTCTTCGGTGATACCAACAAAAAGTAG
- a CDS encoding metal-dependent hydrolase — translation MNNVEKPDYPVRKPRFQFSKDVPKHWCGGNASLTHVLNAWTILFPEGEKYFIRTIQKAIPKLKEGKVKRNAIAFVGQEAQHAGEHKKFWENLKDQGYRFEGFMNFVVWFAFGLLEKLFSEKMNLAAVAGLEHYTSLVADLGLRSGLLKPAHPEMRRLFEWHAAEELEHKSAAFDVLKEATQSYWIRIVGMCIASGIFFAFTLIAVILFLWQDGILFRLQTQKELIQLLFTREKVLPLTIRAALRYFRVSFHPDQEDNLYLAKEIFSLQEHKYREAI, via the coding sequence ATGAACAATGTTGAAAAACCGGACTATCCGGTTCGAAAACCCCGATTTCAATTTTCAAAGGACGTTCCAAAACATTGGTGCGGGGGAAACGCGTCTCTTACCCACGTTTTGAACGCTTGGACGATTCTCTTCCCGGAAGGGGAGAAATACTTTATTCGAACGATTCAGAAAGCCATTCCCAAACTCAAAGAGGGAAAGGTGAAAAGAAACGCGATCGCTTTCGTTGGTCAAGAGGCGCAACACGCGGGAGAACACAAAAAATTCTGGGAGAATCTCAAAGACCAAGGATATCGTTTCGAAGGTTTTATGAATTTTGTGGTTTGGTTTGCCTTCGGTCTTTTGGAAAAACTTTTCTCCGAAAAAATGAATCTGGCCGCAGTGGCAGGATTAGAACATTATACGTCCTTGGTCGCGGATCTCGGTTTAAGAAGCGGACTTCTCAAACCCGCACATCCGGAAATGAGAAGACTTTTCGAGTGGCACGCGGCGGAGGAATTGGAACACAAGTCCGCGGCTTTCGACGTTCTGAAGGAAGCGACTCAAAGTTATTGGATTCGAATCGTGGGAATGTGTATCGCTTCGGGAATATTTTTCGCGTTCACCCTGATCGCGGTCATACTCTTTCTTTGGCAGGATGGAATTCTTTTTCGACTTCAAACTCAAAAAGAACTCATTCAACTCCTCTTTACAAGGGAGAAGGTTTTGCCTTTGACGATACGTGCCGCCTTACGATATTTTAGGGTTTCTTTTCATCCCGACCAAGAAGACAATCTATACTTAGCTAAAGAAATTTTTTCATTACAAGAACACAAATACAGAGAAGCAATATGA
- a CDS encoding nucleotidyltransferase domain-containing protein: MSVIVFPKRNPLGGMSREELIQNIQSALREKVIKTFLFGSVARNSAHAYSDVDLIVITKTDLPFLKRQELFPELLRIPVEWNLFVYTEEEWVKIREQSQYPGFWKTVFAEMIPIL; the protein is encoded by the coding sequence ATGAGCGTGATCGTTTTTCCAAAAAGAAATCCTCTCGGCGGAATGAGTCGGGAAGAATTGATCCAAAATATTCAATCTGCCCTTCGGGAAAAAGTAATCAAGACGTTTCTTTTCGGAAGCGTCGCAAGAAATTCCGCGCACGCTTATAGCGATGTCGATTTGATCGTGATTACAAAAACGGATCTTCCCTTTTTAAAAAGACAAGAACTCTTTCCGGAGCTTTTGCGAATTCCTGTCGAATGGAACTTATTCGTTTATACGGAAGAAGAATGGGTGAAGATCCGAGAACAAAGTCAATATCCCGGTTTTTGGAAAACGGTCTTTGCAGAGATGATTCCAATTTTGTAA
- a CDS encoding helix-turn-helix domain-containing protein has product MHPNFTPDIFWLGLQFLIQLGPGYCILLFFTELAKHKRGEEFSGMFFLAFLMASVESRIGLVSIPGTGSYPLLWIFLFSSLLAMGPVLLLVLGRMLEFALEKKIPLKRHFFPAYLAVLCELIFFLYPMDSKPELIQDAFIHRGKSPISLLIGIGYLHLTVYCFYSVYLFWKSFREIDFHLSRLASWILLITIVSVQLSGIGFYLDFPNLFVFASILMTFGNGLVFVFTARYPNFFNSLKLELQQKRYEKTQLGGLNLEAIRARLTELMEVEKIYREEELRMQELAEKLLITPHQLSRILNETYEKNFNEFVNGFRVQEAKKILLEEPEKTILSIGFEVGFNTKSTFNAQFLKIAGMTPAEWRKKI; this is encoded by the coding sequence ATGCACCCGAATTTCACTCCGGATATATTCTGGCTTGGTCTCCAATTCTTGATCCAACTCGGTCCGGGTTATTGTATTCTCCTTTTTTTCACCGAACTCGCCAAACACAAACGCGGAGAAGAATTCAGCGGAATGTTCTTTTTGGCGTTCCTCATGGCCTCCGTCGAATCTCGGATCGGCTTGGTTTCGATTCCGGGAACGGGCTCGTATCCGTTACTCTGGATCTTCCTTTTTTCCTCACTTCTCGCGATGGGCCCCGTACTTCTTCTCGTCTTGGGAAGAATGCTCGAATTCGCTCTGGAAAAAAAGATCCCTTTAAAGAGACATTTTTTTCCGGCTTATCTAGCCGTTCTTTGTGAGTTGATCTTTTTTCTTTATCCGATGGATTCGAAACCGGAACTCATCCAGGACGCATTTATTCATCGAGGCAAAAGCCCGATTTCTCTACTGATCGGAATCGGATATCTTCACCTAACGGTCTATTGTTTCTATTCGGTATATCTTTTTTGGAAATCCTTTCGAGAGATTGACTTTCATCTTTCCCGCCTCGCGTCTTGGATTCTTCTCATCACGATCGTTTCGGTACAACTTTCAGGAATCGGATTCTATTTGGATTTTCCAAATCTTTTCGTCTTCGCTTCGATCTTGATGACTTTTGGAAACGGACTTGTCTTCGTGTTTACCGCGCGTTATCCGAACTTCTTTAATTCTCTTAAATTGGAATTACAACAAAAACGATACGAGAAAACGCAGTTAGGCGGGCTCAACTTGGAAGCGATTCGCGCCCGTTTGACCGAACTCATGGAAGTGGAAAAAATTTATCGTGAGGAAGAATTGCGGATGCAGGAACTCGCCGAAAAACTTCTGATCACTCCGCATCAACTTTCCCGGATTCTCAACGAAACGTATGAGAAGAATTTTAATGAGTTCGTCAACGGATTCCGAGTACAAGAGGCGAAGAAAATTCTTTTGGAAGAACCGGAAAAGACGATTCTCTCGATCGGATTCGAGGTCGGTTTTAATACGAAGTCGACGTTCAACGCTCAATTCTTAAAAATAGCTGGAATGACTCCGGCCGAGTGGAGAAAAAAAATCTAA
- a CDS encoding citrate/2-methylcitrate synthase: MSEFIEIKVGEKSYQLPLIAGTDGKKGIDIRELHQKTGLISYDPGFFNTAYAVSRISRRDPDSGDLHYRGYDVADLVQHSTFVETSYLLIYGKLPTEQQLKDFSLKLSKHSLIHEDMINLFDGFPGKGHPLAVLSVMVTSLSSYYPEEYEESLDKGIDHSARLLAKIRTIAAFSYKKIVGQPFVYPLDKHPYCTNFLYMLFSIPSKDHVPSEDVDRILNQLWILYADHEQNVSNTTVQVIGSTQANLFASISSAINALWGSREGGRQVAAVGLIEDIIKSRKTVAEYFEKFKGDSERLFSNGFGHKAYTAKSRRAIIAGKLFHEFYKKHPLNPIAEVALKIDEYMQNDEYYINQNLYPNLEFYSAVIFNSIGIPKELFTAMQVIGKLPGWLAHWREQRVSGNYSKARPKQIYTGEMGRKYVPLSER, encoded by the coding sequence ATGAGTGAATTCATTGAAATCAAAGTTGGGGAGAAATCCTACCAGTTGCCATTGATCGCCGGAACGGATGGAAAAAAAGGAATCGATATTCGTGAACTCCATCAAAAAACCGGACTCATTTCTTACGATCCCGGTTTTTTTAATACCGCCTATGCGGTGAGCCGCATTTCCAGAAGAGATCCGGACTCGGGCGATCTTCATTACAGAGGCTACGACGTCGCCGACCTCGTTCAACATTCCACGTTTGTGGAAACCAGTTATCTTTTGATTTATGGAAAACTTCCCACCGAGCAACAACTCAAGGATTTCTCCTTAAAACTTTCGAAACATTCTTTGATTCACGAAGACATGATCAATCTTTTCGACGGTTTTCCCGGTAAAGGGCATCCTCTCGCGGTTCTTTCCGTGATGGTTACTTCTCTTTCCAGTTATTATCCGGAAGAATACGAAGAATCCTTGGACAAAGGGATCGATCATTCCGCAAGACTTCTCGCAAAGATAAGAACGATCGCGGCTTTCAGTTACAAAAAGATCGTGGGGCAACCTTTCGTATATCCTTTGGACAAACATCCGTATTGTACGAACTTTCTTTATATGTTGTTTTCGATTCCTTCCAAGGATCACGTTCCAAGCGAAGACGTGGATCGGATTCTCAATCAACTTTGGATTCTTTATGCGGATCACGAACAGAACGTTTCCAATACGACCGTTCAAGTGATCGGTTCGACTCAGGCGAATCTTTTCGCTTCGATCTCTTCTGCGATCAACGCGCTCTGGGGTTCCCGCGAAGGCGGACGTCAAGTTGCGGCGGTCGGTTTGATCGAAGACATCATCAAATCCAGAAAGACTGTCGCGGAATACTTCGAGAAGTTCAAAGGAGATTCGGAAAGACTTTTTTCGAACGGCTTCGGTCACAAAGCTTACACCGCGAAAAGCAGAAGAGCGATCATCGCCGGAAAACTCTTTCACGAATTCTACAAAAAACATCCGCTCAATCCGATCGCGGAAGTAGCTCTCAAGATAGACGAATACATGCAAAATGATGAATATTATATCAATCAAAACCTGTATCCGAATCTTGAATTTTACAGCGCCGTAATTTTCAACTCGATCGGAATTCCGAAAGAACTCTTCACTGCGATGCAGGTGATCGGAAAACTCCCAGGGTGGCTGGCCCACTGGAGGGAACAACGTGTTTCCGGAAACTACAGCAAAGCTCGTCCGAAACAAATCTATACCGGAGAGATGGGAAGAAAATACGTTCCTCTTTCTGAAAGATAA